A part of Salvelinus sp. IW2-2015 linkage group LG16, ASM291031v2, whole genome shotgun sequence genomic DNA contains:
- the LOC111975575 gene encoding epidermal growth factor receptor substrate 15-like 1 isoform X3 codes for MAALTSLTQLSSGNPVYENFYRQVDPGNTGRVGPTEAALFLKKSGLPDVTLGKIWDLADPDGKGFLDKQGFYVALRLVACAQSGQDVSLSSLNLTIPPPKFKDTSSPSLSTSSVSSEPHWAVRPEEKGKFDGIFESLAPVSGLLSGDKVKPVLTNSKLPLDVLGKVWDLSDIDKDGHLDREEFAVAMHLVYRALEKEPVPSVLPSSLIPPNKRKKSLVGSLPGMVPMLPASPPPPKDSLRSTPSHGSMNSLNSAGSLSPKHSLKSAQHSVNWVVPVTDRGRFDDIFLKTDLDVDGFVSGMEVKDIFMHSGLPQNLLAHIWALADTRQMGKLTREQFSLAMHFIQQKVSKGIDPPQALTPDMIPPSERGTPVPVCTTPSHSMSGYMTPVGSEVAALSEMRRDSSSSVGSGSEFTGIKELDDISQEIAQLQREKYTLEQDIRETEEAIRHKSSEVQEMQNDLDRETCSLQELEAQKQEAQERLEEMDQQKAKLEDMLNDVRIKCNEESQMISSLQNQIHSQETDLQSQEEELSRAKADLNQLQLEESQLEQSLTAGKFQLETIIKSLKATQDEINQARSKLSQIHDSQQEMNKSIEQYNSNLNGTHGGSMTNLADMSEGFHDRENGGFGAMEDPFKVKTSGFCSVPQEMHTDPFHSEDPFKTDPFKGDPFQNDPFAKQPSLPAAADLSHHPDPFGGDPFKETDPFKASSEDFFRNTTVKADPFSTPDPFSKSATLPTKTSHFTTSADPFISISPKSTRGPGPDLFGTLDPFGSSTAFGSSNSSFGSNSGFADFSQMSKVRDPMEGRGGFPEYQQSGFVDDPFSRKQDGPALPPKKSIPPRPKPPSVKHTEERCKSTPVNMPGGAGDSTKPCDPFQPFGSDVIDPFSGKDPFAPSASRPEKVKFGNEAQQLEWAKRESERAERERLKRLRQQEQEDLELAIALSKAEMSHG; via the exons ATGGCTGCACTCACATCTCTCACCCAG CTGTCAAGTGGGAACCCTGTGTACGAGAACTTTTATAGACAG GTGGACccaggaaacacagggagagTAGGGCCCACGGAAGCTGCGTTGTTCCTGAAGAAATCGGGTCTTCCTGATGTCACTTTGGGAAAG ATCTGGGATTTGGCAGACCCAGATGGGAAAGGGTTCTTGGACAAACAG GGGTTCTATGTAGCGCTGCGGTTGGTGGCCTGTGCGCAGAGTGGACAAGACGTCAGCCTCTCAAGTTTGAACCTCACTATCCCTCCCCCCAAATTT AAGGACACTAGCAGCCCATCTCTCAGCACATCATCCGTCTCTAGTGAACCCCACTGGGCTGTGAGG CCTGAAGAAAAGGGTAAATTCGACGGCATATTTGAAAGCCTTGCACCAGTCAGTGGACTCCTCTCTGGTGACAAAGTAAAACCAGTTCTAACCAACTCAAAACTACCTCTGGACGTGTTAGGAAAGGTTTGGGATCTCAGTGACATTGATAAAGATGGACATCTGGATCGAGAGGAGTTTGCGGTG GCCATGCACCTGGTCTACCGGGCCTTGGAGAAGGAACCGGTCCCCTCTGTTCTCCCCTCGTCTCTCATCCCTCCAAACAAGAGAAAGAAGTCATTGGTGGGCTCCCTTCCTGGCATGGTGCCCATGTTGCCCGCCAGCCCCCCGCCCCCCAAGGACAGCCTGCGCTCCACCCCTTCCCACGGTAGCATGAACTCCCTCAACAGCGCCGGCAGTCTCTCTCCCAAACATTCTCTAAAATCtgcacag CACTCAGTGAACTGGGTAGTCCCGGTGACAGACAGAGGGCGCTTTGACGACATCTTCCTGAAGACAGACTTGGATGTAGATGGCTTTGTCAGCGGCATGGAAGTCAAGGACATCTTCATGCACTCGGGGCTGCCCCAGAATCTGCTGGCACACATATG GGCCCTGGCAGACACCAGGCAGATGGGGAAGCTGACGCGAGAGCAGTTTTCTCTGGCCATGCACTTCATCCAGCAGAAAGTCAGCAAAGGCATTGACCCTCCTCAGGCCCTGACCCCTGACATGATCCCCCCTTCAGAGAGGGGCACTCCCGTGCCAGTGTGTACCACTCCCTCCCAT AGTATGTCTGGGTATATGACTCCCGTGGGCTCTGAGGTGGCTGCTCTGTCTGAGATGAGGCGG GACAGCTCCAGTTCTGTGGGGTCAGGGTCAGAGTTCACTGGAATCAAGGAGCTGGACGACATCAGTCAAGAGATCGCTCAGCTGCAGAG GGAGAAGTATACATTGGAGCAGgacatcagagagacagaggaggccaTCAGACACAAGTCCTCGGAGGTGCAG GAGATGCAGAACGACCTGGACAGAGAGACGTGCAGCTTGCAGGAGCTGGAGGCCCAGAAGCAGGAGGCCCAGGAGCGGCTGGAGGAGATGGACCAGCAGAAGGCCAAGCTGGAGGACATGCTCAACGACGTCCGGATCAAGTGCAATGAGGAGTCCCAAATG ATTTCATCCCTGCAGAATCAGATCCACTCCCAGGAGACTGACCTGCAGAGCCAAGAAGAGGAGCTGAGTCGGGCCAAGGCAGACCTGAACCAGCTGCAGCTGGAGGAGAGCCAGCTGGAACAGAGCCTAACGGCTGGCAAGTTCCAACTGGAGACCATCATCAAGTCCCTCAAAGCCACCCAGGACGAGATCAACCAG GCTCGCAGTAAGCTGTCTCAGATCCACGACAGCCAGCAGGAGATGAATAAGAGCATTGAGCAGTACAACAGCAACCTGAACGGGACCCACGGAGGCAGCATGACCAACCTGGCTGACATGAGCGAGGGATTCCACGACCGTGAGAATGGAGGTTTCGGAGCCATG GAGGATCCGTTTAAGGTGAAGACATCTGGGTTCTGTAGCGTCCCTCAGGAGATGCACACAGACCCCTTCCACTCCGAAGACCCCTTCAAGACAGACCCGTTCAAAG GTGACCCCTTCCAAAACGACCCTTTTGCAAAGCAGCCATCACTACCAGCGGCTgcag ATCTCTCTCACCACCCAGACCCCTTTGGGGGGGACCCATTCAAAGAGACGGACCCCTTCAAGGCTTCGTCGGAAGACTTCTTCAGGAACACCACCGTCAAGGCAGACCCCTTCAGCACCCCCGACCCCTTCAGTAAAAGTGCCACGCTCCCCACCAAG ACTAGCCACTTTACAACCAGCGCAGACCCTTTCATATCCATTAGCCCAAAATCCACCAGAGGCCCAGGACCAG ATCTCTTTGGCACGCTCGACCCCTTTGGAAGCAGTACTGCCTTTGGAAGCAGTAACAGCTCATTTGGCAGTAACAGTGGGTTCGCAGACTTCAGCCAAATGTCAAAGGTCAGAGACCCgatggaaggaagaggaggctttCCAGAATACCAGCAG tcTGGGTTCGTGGACGACCCCTTCAGTAGGAAGCAGGACGGCCCAGCTCTGCCGCCCAAGAAGAGCATTCCACCCAGACCCAAACCACCCAGTG TGAAACACACAGAAGAACGTT GTAAAAGCACCCCCGTCAACATGCCTGGAGGAGCGGGCGACTCGACCAAGCCCTGCGACCCCTTCCAGCCGTTCGGCAGTGACGTCATCGACCCCTTTAGTGGCAAAGATCCTTTTGCTCCATCTGCCTCAA GACCAGAAAAAGTTAAG
- the LOC111975575 gene encoding epidermal growth factor receptor substrate 15-like 1 isoform X2: MAALTSLTQLSSGNPVYENFYRQVDPGNTGRVGPTEAALFLKKSGLPDVTLGKIWDLADPDGKGFLDKQGFYVALRLVACAQSGQDVSLSSLNLTIPPPKFKDTSSPSLSTSSVSSEPHWAVRPEEKGKFDGIFESLAPVSGLLSGDKVKPVLTNSKLPLDVLGKVWDLSDIDKDGHLDREEFAVAMHLVYRALEKEPVPSVLPSSLIPPNKRKKSLVGSLPGMVPMLPASPPPPKDSLRSTPSHGSMNSLNSAGSLSPKHSLKSAQHSVNWVVPVTDRGRFDDIFLKTDLDVDGFVSGMEVKDIFMHSGLPQNLLAHIWALADTRQMGKLTREQFSLAMHFIQQKVSKGIDPPQALTPDMIPPSERGTPVPVCTTPSHSMSGYMTPVGSEVAALSEMRRDSSSSVGSGSEFTGIKELDDISQEIAQLQREKYTLEQDIRETEEAIRHKSSEVQEMQNDLDRETCSLQELEAQKQEAQERLEEMDQQKAKLEDMLNDVRIKCNEESQMISSLQNQIHSQETDLQSQEEELSRAKADLNQLQLEESQLEQSLTAGKFQLETIIKSLKATQDEINQARSKLSQIHDSQQEMNKSIEQYNSNLNGTHGGSMTNLADMSEGFHDRENGGFGAMEDPFKVKTSGFCSVPQEMHTDPFHSEDPFKTDPFKGDPFQNDPFAKQPSLPAAADLSHHPDPFGGDPFKETDPFKASSEDFFRNTTVKADPFSTPDPFSKSATLPTKTSHFTTSADPFISISPKSTRGPGPDLFGTLDPFGSSTAFGSSNSSFGSNSGFADFSQMSKVRDPMEGRGGFPEYQQSGFVDDPFSRKQDGPALPPKKSIPPRPKPPSGKSTPVNMPGGAGDSTKPCDPFQPFGSDVIDPFSGKDPFAPSASSKASKDCSLGFADFSSFGNEAQQLEWAKRESERAERERLKRLRQQEQEDLELAIALSKAEMSHG, translated from the exons ATGGCTGCACTCACATCTCTCACCCAG CTGTCAAGTGGGAACCCTGTGTACGAGAACTTTTATAGACAG GTGGACccaggaaacacagggagagTAGGGCCCACGGAAGCTGCGTTGTTCCTGAAGAAATCGGGTCTTCCTGATGTCACTTTGGGAAAG ATCTGGGATTTGGCAGACCCAGATGGGAAAGGGTTCTTGGACAAACAG GGGTTCTATGTAGCGCTGCGGTTGGTGGCCTGTGCGCAGAGTGGACAAGACGTCAGCCTCTCAAGTTTGAACCTCACTATCCCTCCCCCCAAATTT AAGGACACTAGCAGCCCATCTCTCAGCACATCATCCGTCTCTAGTGAACCCCACTGGGCTGTGAGG CCTGAAGAAAAGGGTAAATTCGACGGCATATTTGAAAGCCTTGCACCAGTCAGTGGACTCCTCTCTGGTGACAAAGTAAAACCAGTTCTAACCAACTCAAAACTACCTCTGGACGTGTTAGGAAAGGTTTGGGATCTCAGTGACATTGATAAAGATGGACATCTGGATCGAGAGGAGTTTGCGGTG GCCATGCACCTGGTCTACCGGGCCTTGGAGAAGGAACCGGTCCCCTCTGTTCTCCCCTCGTCTCTCATCCCTCCAAACAAGAGAAAGAAGTCATTGGTGGGCTCCCTTCCTGGCATGGTGCCCATGTTGCCCGCCAGCCCCCCGCCCCCCAAGGACAGCCTGCGCTCCACCCCTTCCCACGGTAGCATGAACTCCCTCAACAGCGCCGGCAGTCTCTCTCCCAAACATTCTCTAAAATCtgcacag CACTCAGTGAACTGGGTAGTCCCGGTGACAGACAGAGGGCGCTTTGACGACATCTTCCTGAAGACAGACTTGGATGTAGATGGCTTTGTCAGCGGCATGGAAGTCAAGGACATCTTCATGCACTCGGGGCTGCCCCAGAATCTGCTGGCACACATATG GGCCCTGGCAGACACCAGGCAGATGGGGAAGCTGACGCGAGAGCAGTTTTCTCTGGCCATGCACTTCATCCAGCAGAAAGTCAGCAAAGGCATTGACCCTCCTCAGGCCCTGACCCCTGACATGATCCCCCCTTCAGAGAGGGGCACTCCCGTGCCAGTGTGTACCACTCCCTCCCAT AGTATGTCTGGGTATATGACTCCCGTGGGCTCTGAGGTGGCTGCTCTGTCTGAGATGAGGCGG GACAGCTCCAGTTCTGTGGGGTCAGGGTCAGAGTTCACTGGAATCAAGGAGCTGGACGACATCAGTCAAGAGATCGCTCAGCTGCAGAG GGAGAAGTATACATTGGAGCAGgacatcagagagacagaggaggccaTCAGACACAAGTCCTCGGAGGTGCAG GAGATGCAGAACGACCTGGACAGAGAGACGTGCAGCTTGCAGGAGCTGGAGGCCCAGAAGCAGGAGGCCCAGGAGCGGCTGGAGGAGATGGACCAGCAGAAGGCCAAGCTGGAGGACATGCTCAACGACGTCCGGATCAAGTGCAATGAGGAGTCCCAAATG ATTTCATCCCTGCAGAATCAGATCCACTCCCAGGAGACTGACCTGCAGAGCCAAGAAGAGGAGCTGAGTCGGGCCAAGGCAGACCTGAACCAGCTGCAGCTGGAGGAGAGCCAGCTGGAACAGAGCCTAACGGCTGGCAAGTTCCAACTGGAGACCATCATCAAGTCCCTCAAAGCCACCCAGGACGAGATCAACCAG GCTCGCAGTAAGCTGTCTCAGATCCACGACAGCCAGCAGGAGATGAATAAGAGCATTGAGCAGTACAACAGCAACCTGAACGGGACCCACGGAGGCAGCATGACCAACCTGGCTGACATGAGCGAGGGATTCCACGACCGTGAGAATGGAGGTTTCGGAGCCATG GAGGATCCGTTTAAGGTGAAGACATCTGGGTTCTGTAGCGTCCCTCAGGAGATGCACACAGACCCCTTCCACTCCGAAGACCCCTTCAAGACAGACCCGTTCAAAG GTGACCCCTTCCAAAACGACCCTTTTGCAAAGCAGCCATCACTACCAGCGGCTgcag ATCTCTCTCACCACCCAGACCCCTTTGGGGGGGACCCATTCAAAGAGACGGACCCCTTCAAGGCTTCGTCGGAAGACTTCTTCAGGAACACCACCGTCAAGGCAGACCCCTTCAGCACCCCCGACCCCTTCAGTAAAAGTGCCACGCTCCCCACCAAG ACTAGCCACTTTACAACCAGCGCAGACCCTTTCATATCCATTAGCCCAAAATCCACCAGAGGCCCAGGACCAG ATCTCTTTGGCACGCTCGACCCCTTTGGAAGCAGTACTGCCTTTGGAAGCAGTAACAGCTCATTTGGCAGTAACAGTGGGTTCGCAGACTTCAGCCAAATGTCAAAGGTCAGAGACCCgatggaaggaagaggaggctttCCAGAATACCAGCAG tcTGGGTTCGTGGACGACCCCTTCAGTAGGAAGCAGGACGGCCCAGCTCTGCCGCCCAAGAAGAGCATTCCACCCAGACCCAAACCACCCAGTG GTAAAAGCACCCCCGTCAACATGCCTGGAGGAGCGGGCGACTCGACCAAGCCCTGCGACCCCTTCCAGCCGTTCGGCAGTGACGTCATCGACCCCTTTAGTGGCAAAGATCCTTTTGCTCCATCTGCCTCAAGTAAAGCCTCTAAAGACTGTTCCTTGGGTTTTGCAGACTTCAGTTCT
- the LOC111975575 gene encoding epidermal growth factor receptor substrate 15-like 1 isoform X1, with the protein MAALTSLTQLSSGNPVYENFYRQVDPGNTGRVGPTEAALFLKKSGLPDVTLGKIWDLADPDGKGFLDKQGFYVALRLVACAQSGQDVSLSSLNLTIPPPKFKDTSSPSLSTSSVSSEPHWAVRPEEKGKFDGIFESLAPVSGLLSGDKVKPVLTNSKLPLDVLGKVWDLSDIDKDGHLDREEFAVAMHLVYRALEKEPVPSVLPSSLIPPNKRKKSLVGSLPGMVPMLPASPPPPKDSLRSTPSHGSMNSLNSAGSLSPKHSLKSAQHSVNWVVPVTDRGRFDDIFLKTDLDVDGFVSGMEVKDIFMHSGLPQNLLAHIWALADTRQMGKLTREQFSLAMHFIQQKVSKGIDPPQALTPDMIPPSERGTPVPVCTTPSHSMSGYMTPVGSEVAALSEMRRDSSSSVGSGSEFTGIKELDDISQEIAQLQREKYTLEQDIRETEEAIRHKSSEVQEMQNDLDRETCSLQELEAQKQEAQERLEEMDQQKAKLEDMLNDVRIKCNEESQMISSLQNQIHSQETDLQSQEEELSRAKADLNQLQLEESQLEQSLTAGKFQLETIIKSLKATQDEINQARSKLSQIHDSQQEMNKSIEQYNSNLNGTHGGSMTNLADMSEGFHDRENGGFGAMEDPFKVKTSGFCSVPQEMHTDPFHSEDPFKTDPFKGDPFQNDPFAKQPSLPAAADLSHHPDPFGGDPFKETDPFKASSEDFFRNTTVKADPFSTPDPFSKSATLPTKTSHFTTSADPFISISPKSTRGPGPDLFGTLDPFGSSTAFGSSNSSFGSNSGFADFSQMSKVRDPMEGRGGFPEYQQSGFVDDPFSRKQDGPALPPKKSIPPRPKPPSVKHTEERCKSTPVNMPGGAGDSTKPCDPFQPFGSDVIDPFSGKDPFAPSASSKASKDCSLGFADFSSFGNEAQQLEWAKRESERAERERLKRLRQQEQEDLELAIALSKAEMSHG; encoded by the exons ATGGCTGCACTCACATCTCTCACCCAG CTGTCAAGTGGGAACCCTGTGTACGAGAACTTTTATAGACAG GTGGACccaggaaacacagggagagTAGGGCCCACGGAAGCTGCGTTGTTCCTGAAGAAATCGGGTCTTCCTGATGTCACTTTGGGAAAG ATCTGGGATTTGGCAGACCCAGATGGGAAAGGGTTCTTGGACAAACAG GGGTTCTATGTAGCGCTGCGGTTGGTGGCCTGTGCGCAGAGTGGACAAGACGTCAGCCTCTCAAGTTTGAACCTCACTATCCCTCCCCCCAAATTT AAGGACACTAGCAGCCCATCTCTCAGCACATCATCCGTCTCTAGTGAACCCCACTGGGCTGTGAGG CCTGAAGAAAAGGGTAAATTCGACGGCATATTTGAAAGCCTTGCACCAGTCAGTGGACTCCTCTCTGGTGACAAAGTAAAACCAGTTCTAACCAACTCAAAACTACCTCTGGACGTGTTAGGAAAGGTTTGGGATCTCAGTGACATTGATAAAGATGGACATCTGGATCGAGAGGAGTTTGCGGTG GCCATGCACCTGGTCTACCGGGCCTTGGAGAAGGAACCGGTCCCCTCTGTTCTCCCCTCGTCTCTCATCCCTCCAAACAAGAGAAAGAAGTCATTGGTGGGCTCCCTTCCTGGCATGGTGCCCATGTTGCCCGCCAGCCCCCCGCCCCCCAAGGACAGCCTGCGCTCCACCCCTTCCCACGGTAGCATGAACTCCCTCAACAGCGCCGGCAGTCTCTCTCCCAAACATTCTCTAAAATCtgcacag CACTCAGTGAACTGGGTAGTCCCGGTGACAGACAGAGGGCGCTTTGACGACATCTTCCTGAAGACAGACTTGGATGTAGATGGCTTTGTCAGCGGCATGGAAGTCAAGGACATCTTCATGCACTCGGGGCTGCCCCAGAATCTGCTGGCACACATATG GGCCCTGGCAGACACCAGGCAGATGGGGAAGCTGACGCGAGAGCAGTTTTCTCTGGCCATGCACTTCATCCAGCAGAAAGTCAGCAAAGGCATTGACCCTCCTCAGGCCCTGACCCCTGACATGATCCCCCCTTCAGAGAGGGGCACTCCCGTGCCAGTGTGTACCACTCCCTCCCAT AGTATGTCTGGGTATATGACTCCCGTGGGCTCTGAGGTGGCTGCTCTGTCTGAGATGAGGCGG GACAGCTCCAGTTCTGTGGGGTCAGGGTCAGAGTTCACTGGAATCAAGGAGCTGGACGACATCAGTCAAGAGATCGCTCAGCTGCAGAG GGAGAAGTATACATTGGAGCAGgacatcagagagacagaggaggccaTCAGACACAAGTCCTCGGAGGTGCAG GAGATGCAGAACGACCTGGACAGAGAGACGTGCAGCTTGCAGGAGCTGGAGGCCCAGAAGCAGGAGGCCCAGGAGCGGCTGGAGGAGATGGACCAGCAGAAGGCCAAGCTGGAGGACATGCTCAACGACGTCCGGATCAAGTGCAATGAGGAGTCCCAAATG ATTTCATCCCTGCAGAATCAGATCCACTCCCAGGAGACTGACCTGCAGAGCCAAGAAGAGGAGCTGAGTCGGGCCAAGGCAGACCTGAACCAGCTGCAGCTGGAGGAGAGCCAGCTGGAACAGAGCCTAACGGCTGGCAAGTTCCAACTGGAGACCATCATCAAGTCCCTCAAAGCCACCCAGGACGAGATCAACCAG GCTCGCAGTAAGCTGTCTCAGATCCACGACAGCCAGCAGGAGATGAATAAGAGCATTGAGCAGTACAACAGCAACCTGAACGGGACCCACGGAGGCAGCATGACCAACCTGGCTGACATGAGCGAGGGATTCCACGACCGTGAGAATGGAGGTTTCGGAGCCATG GAGGATCCGTTTAAGGTGAAGACATCTGGGTTCTGTAGCGTCCCTCAGGAGATGCACACAGACCCCTTCCACTCCGAAGACCCCTTCAAGACAGACCCGTTCAAAG GTGACCCCTTCCAAAACGACCCTTTTGCAAAGCAGCCATCACTACCAGCGGCTgcag ATCTCTCTCACCACCCAGACCCCTTTGGGGGGGACCCATTCAAAGAGACGGACCCCTTCAAGGCTTCGTCGGAAGACTTCTTCAGGAACACCACCGTCAAGGCAGACCCCTTCAGCACCCCCGACCCCTTCAGTAAAAGTGCCACGCTCCCCACCAAG ACTAGCCACTTTACAACCAGCGCAGACCCTTTCATATCCATTAGCCCAAAATCCACCAGAGGCCCAGGACCAG ATCTCTTTGGCACGCTCGACCCCTTTGGAAGCAGTACTGCCTTTGGAAGCAGTAACAGCTCATTTGGCAGTAACAGTGGGTTCGCAGACTTCAGCCAAATGTCAAAGGTCAGAGACCCgatggaaggaagaggaggctttCCAGAATACCAGCAG tcTGGGTTCGTGGACGACCCCTTCAGTAGGAAGCAGGACGGCCCAGCTCTGCCGCCCAAGAAGAGCATTCCACCCAGACCCAAACCACCCAGTG TGAAACACACAGAAGAACGTT GTAAAAGCACCCCCGTCAACATGCCTGGAGGAGCGGGCGACTCGACCAAGCCCTGCGACCCCTTCCAGCCGTTCGGCAGTGACGTCATCGACCCCTTTAGTGGCAAAGATCCTTTTGCTCCATCTGCCTCAAGTAAAGCCTCTAAAGACTGTTCCTTGGGTTTTGCAGACTTCAGTTCT
- the LOC111975575 gene encoding epidermal growth factor receptor substrate 15-like 1 isoform X6 → MAALTSLTQLSSGNPVYENFYRQVDPGNTGRVGPTEAALFLKKSGLPDVTLGKIWDLADPDGKGFLDKQGFYVALRLVACAQSGQDVSLSSLNLTIPPPKFKDTSSPSLSTSSVSSEPHWAVRPEEKGKFDGIFESLAPVSGLLSGDKVKPVLTNSKLPLDVLGKVWDLSDIDKDGHLDREEFAVAMHLVYRALEKEPVPSVLPSSLIPPNKRKKSLVGSLPGMVPMLPASPPPPKDSLRSTPSHGSMNSLNSAGSLSPKHSLKSAQHSVNWVVPVTDRGRFDDIFLKTDLDVDGFVSGMEVKDIFMHSGLPQNLLAHIWALADTRQMGKLTREQFSLAMHFIQQKVSKGIDPPQALTPDMIPPSERGTPVPVCTTPSHSMSGYMTPVGSEVAALSEMRRDSSSSVGSGSEFTGIKELDDISQEIAQLQREKYTLEQDIRETEEAIRHKSSEVQEMQNDLDRETCSLQELEAQKQEAQERLEEMDQQKAKLEDMLNDVRIKCNEESQMISSLQNQIHSQETDLQSQEEELSRAKADLNQLQLEESQLEQSLTAGKFQLETIIKSLKATQDEINQARSKLSQIHDSQQEMNKSIEQYNSNLNGTHGGSMTNLADMSEGFHDRENGGFGAMEDPFKVKTSGFCSVPQEMHTDPFHSEDPFKTDPFKGDPFQNDPFAKQPSLPAAADLSHHPDPFGGDPFKETDPFKASSEDFFRNTTVKADPFSTPDPFSKSATLPTKTSHFTTSADPFISISPKSTRGPGPDLFGTLDPFGSSTAFGSSNSSFGSNSGFADFSQMSKVRDPMEGRGGFPEYQQSGFVDDPFSRKQDGPALPPKKSIPPRPKPPSVKHTEERCKSTPVNMPGGAGDSTKPCDPFQPFGSDVIDPFSGKDPFAPSASIWK, encoded by the exons ATGGCTGCACTCACATCTCTCACCCAG CTGTCAAGTGGGAACCCTGTGTACGAGAACTTTTATAGACAG GTGGACccaggaaacacagggagagTAGGGCCCACGGAAGCTGCGTTGTTCCTGAAGAAATCGGGTCTTCCTGATGTCACTTTGGGAAAG ATCTGGGATTTGGCAGACCCAGATGGGAAAGGGTTCTTGGACAAACAG GGGTTCTATGTAGCGCTGCGGTTGGTGGCCTGTGCGCAGAGTGGACAAGACGTCAGCCTCTCAAGTTTGAACCTCACTATCCCTCCCCCCAAATTT AAGGACACTAGCAGCCCATCTCTCAGCACATCATCCGTCTCTAGTGAACCCCACTGGGCTGTGAGG CCTGAAGAAAAGGGTAAATTCGACGGCATATTTGAAAGCCTTGCACCAGTCAGTGGACTCCTCTCTGGTGACAAAGTAAAACCAGTTCTAACCAACTCAAAACTACCTCTGGACGTGTTAGGAAAGGTTTGGGATCTCAGTGACATTGATAAAGATGGACATCTGGATCGAGAGGAGTTTGCGGTG GCCATGCACCTGGTCTACCGGGCCTTGGAGAAGGAACCGGTCCCCTCTGTTCTCCCCTCGTCTCTCATCCCTCCAAACAAGAGAAAGAAGTCATTGGTGGGCTCCCTTCCTGGCATGGTGCCCATGTTGCCCGCCAGCCCCCCGCCCCCCAAGGACAGCCTGCGCTCCACCCCTTCCCACGGTAGCATGAACTCCCTCAACAGCGCCGGCAGTCTCTCTCCCAAACATTCTCTAAAATCtgcacag CACTCAGTGAACTGGGTAGTCCCGGTGACAGACAGAGGGCGCTTTGACGACATCTTCCTGAAGACAGACTTGGATGTAGATGGCTTTGTCAGCGGCATGGAAGTCAAGGACATCTTCATGCACTCGGGGCTGCCCCAGAATCTGCTGGCACACATATG GGCCCTGGCAGACACCAGGCAGATGGGGAAGCTGACGCGAGAGCAGTTTTCTCTGGCCATGCACTTCATCCAGCAGAAAGTCAGCAAAGGCATTGACCCTCCTCAGGCCCTGACCCCTGACATGATCCCCCCTTCAGAGAGGGGCACTCCCGTGCCAGTGTGTACCACTCCCTCCCAT AGTATGTCTGGGTATATGACTCCCGTGGGCTCTGAGGTGGCTGCTCTGTCTGAGATGAGGCGG GACAGCTCCAGTTCTGTGGGGTCAGGGTCAGAGTTCACTGGAATCAAGGAGCTGGACGACATCAGTCAAGAGATCGCTCAGCTGCAGAG GGAGAAGTATACATTGGAGCAGgacatcagagagacagaggaggccaTCAGACACAAGTCCTCGGAGGTGCAG GAGATGCAGAACGACCTGGACAGAGAGACGTGCAGCTTGCAGGAGCTGGAGGCCCAGAAGCAGGAGGCCCAGGAGCGGCTGGAGGAGATGGACCAGCAGAAGGCCAAGCTGGAGGACATGCTCAACGACGTCCGGATCAAGTGCAATGAGGAGTCCCAAATG ATTTCATCCCTGCAGAATCAGATCCACTCCCAGGAGACTGACCTGCAGAGCCAAGAAGAGGAGCTGAGTCGGGCCAAGGCAGACCTGAACCAGCTGCAGCTGGAGGAGAGCCAGCTGGAACAGAGCCTAACGGCTGGCAAGTTCCAACTGGAGACCATCATCAAGTCCCTCAAAGCCACCCAGGACGAGATCAACCAG GCTCGCAGTAAGCTGTCTCAGATCCACGACAGCCAGCAGGAGATGAATAAGAGCATTGAGCAGTACAACAGCAACCTGAACGGGACCCACGGAGGCAGCATGACCAACCTGGCTGACATGAGCGAGGGATTCCACGACCGTGAGAATGGAGGTTTCGGAGCCATG GAGGATCCGTTTAAGGTGAAGACATCTGGGTTCTGTAGCGTCCCTCAGGAGATGCACACAGACCCCTTCCACTCCGAAGACCCCTTCAAGACAGACCCGTTCAAAG GTGACCCCTTCCAAAACGACCCTTTTGCAAAGCAGCCATCACTACCAGCGGCTgcag ATCTCTCTCACCACCCAGACCCCTTTGGGGGGGACCCATTCAAAGAGACGGACCCCTTCAAGGCTTCGTCGGAAGACTTCTTCAGGAACACCACCGTCAAGGCAGACCCCTTCAGCACCCCCGACCCCTTCAGTAAAAGTGCCACGCTCCCCACCAAG ACTAGCCACTTTACAACCAGCGCAGACCCTTTCATATCCATTAGCCCAAAATCCACCAGAGGCCCAGGACCAG ATCTCTTTGGCACGCTCGACCCCTTTGGAAGCAGTACTGCCTTTGGAAGCAGTAACAGCTCATTTGGCAGTAACAGTGGGTTCGCAGACTTCAGCCAAATGTCAAAGGTCAGAGACCCgatggaaggaagaggaggctttCCAGAATACCAGCAG tcTGGGTTCGTGGACGACCCCTTCAGTAGGAAGCAGGACGGCCCAGCTCTGCCGCCCAAGAAGAGCATTCCACCCAGACCCAAACCACCCAGTG TGAAACACACAGAAGAACGTT GTAAAAGCACCCCCGTCAACATGCCTGGAGGAGCGGGCGACTCGACCAAGCCCTGCGACCCCTTCCAGCCGTTCGGCAGTGACGTCATCGACCCCTTTAGTGGCAAAGATCCTTTTGCTCCATCTGCCTCAA